CAGATACTGCCAATATCAGCAATTTCATAATAGCAGGCATCGAGGGGTGCATAATGCTTTCTAAATCAAAACATGATAAAGAAATATTAAGGGGCTGCTTCGAGATATTAAAAAATTACATAAGGTCTTTACAGTTATAGAAAATAAGAAGAATGGAACTAAAATTTAATTTTATTTTATAACGGAGGTAATTAATATGCAATATGCTAATCTCGGCAAAACAGGTCTTAAGGTATCACGGCTTTGCTTCGGCGCTATGACATTCGGGTTTAATTTCAGAAATATAGGGGCAGTCGGACAGGAAGATGCCAATAAAATGGTTAGATACGCTTATGAAAACGGAATAAATTTTTTTGATACAGCCGATGTCTATTCTTATGGGCAATCTGAAGAAATAACCGGAAACGCCTTGAAACAGCTTGATATTCCGCGGGAAAAATACGTCATAGCAACAAAAGTAAGGTCGCCTTTGAGCGAAGAAGCTATGAGCGGGAAAGGAGATGTTAACAATGTCGGGCTTTCAAGAAAACATATTATAGAAGCGTGCAATAACAGTTTAAAACGGTTAAAGGTTGATTATATTGACCTTTATCAGGTTCACGGCTGGGATTTGTCTTCTCCGATCGAAGAAGCATTAGAAGCTTTAGACTATTTAGTAAAACAGGGTAAGGTATTATATCTCGGGGTTTCGAACTGGACCGCCCGCCATATTATGAAAGCTCTTTATCTTGCCGAAGCCAACAATTACCACACTTTTGTGTCTCTTCAGGCATATTATTCTCTTGCGGGAAGAGAT
This genomic stretch from Candidatus Acididesulfobacter guangdongensis harbors:
- a CDS encoding aldo/keto reductase; translated protein: MQYANLGKTGLKVSRLCFGAMTFGFNFRNIGAVGQEDANKMVRYAYENGINFFDTADVYSYGQSEEITGNALKQLDIPREKYVIATKVRSPLSEEAMSGKGDVNNVGLSRKHIIEACNNSLKRLKVDYIDLYQVHGWDLSSPIEEALEALDYLVKQGKVLYLGVSNWTARHIMKALYLAEANNYHTFVSLQAYYSLAGRDLEHELLPLCNEEGLGVLPWSPLSGGFLTGKYTKENPKPAGARRSEFNFPPVDERGYETIEVLRKISAKKNVSIPQIAISWLLHQKGVTSVIIGANKMPQLEDNIKSINVQLTNEETEELSKTTAPNKLYPQWMVEWQNNRASFNFSS